In Synechococcus sp. KORDI-52, one genomic interval encodes:
- a CDS encoding DNA topoisomerase (ATP-hydrolyzing) subunit A — protein sequence MAEERVQPIALHQEMQRSYLEYAMSVIVGRALPDARDGLKPVQRRILYAMQELGLTPDRPYRKCARVVGDVLGKYHPHGDQAVYDALVRLVQTFSSRHPLLDGHGNFGSVDDDPPAAMRYTETRLAPISHQAMLEEIGEDTVNFAPNFDGSQQEPTVLPAQLPFLLLNGCSGIAVGMATSIPPHNLGEVVDGLVALIRKPEISDDKLLDLIPGPDFPTGGEVLISSGLRDTYLHGRGSIPMRGVAHTEEVQPGKGRHKRNAVVITELPYQLSKAGWIEKLAESVNDGKIGGIADIRDESDREGMRVVVELRRDADPDKVLKDLQRRTALQSNFGAILLALVDGQPQQLSLRQLLQTFLDFRELTLIRRTSHALRKTEDRLEVVEGLITALNNLQAVIAMIQEANDAASARASLMVHLDLSERQADAVLAMPLRRLTGLEQESLRQELDDLRAERQRLKLLLDNRDQLLDAMVTELKALKKRFSTPRRTRLVEGGDALMAERAASQRPNTELLRQQALAALPGDGRVLIQADGQVKIVTPQVLGRLHLNDPCPIGDAPSPAQVILPIEPPPRLLAVSAGGRIAQVRWEFAGQQPGPIDRFLPTGLDGDPIVSLLSLPDQNIDDLSLGLLSSDGRFKRLPLSDVVDLSGRATSVLKLKEGVELNCAVICRDQGTLVLVSDIGRLLRLRVTEDSLPLMGRLAQGPMTMRLLPGEQILGAICTEQTPLMLFSQQGLIGRIDCSGLRYNQRGDLGSMAVQVDAESDRLVGISAGPSLVGVRTSKDRHGRLDPEDINISKPGDKLIEQTSLQNGESIVEVINAIQPNP from the coding sequence ATGGCTGAGGAGCGCGTTCAACCGATCGCCCTGCATCAGGAGATGCAGCGCTCCTACCTCGAATACGCGATGAGCGTGATCGTGGGTCGGGCGTTGCCCGATGCCCGCGATGGTCTCAAGCCCGTCCAACGGCGCATTCTCTACGCCATGCAGGAGCTGGGGCTCACCCCAGACCGTCCCTACAGGAAATGCGCAAGAGTCGTTGGTGACGTTCTCGGTAAATACCACCCCCACGGTGATCAAGCCGTCTACGACGCCTTGGTGCGGCTTGTTCAGACCTTTTCCAGCCGTCACCCCCTGCTCGACGGCCACGGCAATTTCGGCTCGGTGGACGACGACCCACCAGCGGCCATGCGGTACACCGAAACCCGCCTGGCACCGATCTCCCACCAGGCGATGCTTGAGGAAATCGGCGAAGACACGGTTAATTTTGCGCCGAACTTCGATGGGTCCCAACAGGAACCCACCGTTCTTCCAGCCCAGCTTCCCTTCCTGCTGCTGAACGGCTGCTCCGGCATCGCCGTTGGCATGGCCACCAGCATTCCTCCTCACAATCTGGGCGAGGTAGTGGATGGCTTAGTCGCTCTGATCCGGAAGCCGGAAATCAGCGACGACAAACTGCTGGACCTGATCCCGGGGCCCGACTTCCCCACAGGTGGTGAAGTGCTGATCAGCTCAGGACTCCGGGACACCTACCTGCACGGCCGCGGCAGCATCCCGATGCGCGGGGTCGCCCACACCGAAGAGGTGCAACCGGGAAAGGGGCGCCACAAGCGCAATGCCGTGGTCATCACAGAGCTGCCCTACCAACTCAGCAAGGCCGGCTGGATTGAAAAACTGGCTGAATCCGTGAACGACGGAAAAATCGGCGGCATCGCCGACATCCGGGACGAAAGCGACCGCGAAGGCATGCGTGTTGTGGTCGAGCTGCGCCGCGATGCGGATCCGGACAAGGTGCTGAAGGATCTTCAACGTCGAACGGCGCTGCAAAGCAACTTCGGAGCCATCCTGCTTGCCCTGGTGGATGGACAACCCCAGCAGCTGTCGCTGCGCCAACTGCTTCAGACCTTCCTCGATTTCAGGGAACTGACCCTGATCCGGCGCACCAGTCATGCCCTACGCAAGACCGAAGACCGGCTTGAGGTAGTGGAAGGTCTGATCACGGCACTGAACAATCTGCAGGCCGTGATCGCCATGATTCAGGAGGCCAACGACGCCGCCTCCGCGCGCGCCAGCCTGATGGTGCACCTCGACCTCAGCGAACGACAGGCCGATGCGGTATTGGCCATGCCCCTCCGGCGTCTGACCGGACTCGAGCAGGAAAGCCTGCGCCAGGAGCTGGATGACCTGCGGGCAGAACGGCAACGGCTCAAGTTGCTCCTGGACAACCGGGATCAGCTGCTGGACGCGATGGTGACGGAGCTCAAGGCGTTGAAAAAACGCTTCAGCACACCGCGGCGAACCCGCCTGGTGGAGGGCGGTGATGCCCTGATGGCCGAACGGGCAGCCAGCCAACGCCCGAACACGGAACTGTTGCGTCAGCAGGCTCTGGCTGCATTGCCCGGAGATGGTCGGGTGCTGATCCAGGCCGATGGACAAGTGAAGATCGTGACCCCCCAGGTGCTGGGCAGGCTGCACCTCAATGATCCTTGCCCTATTGGTGACGCACCGTCGCCGGCACAGGTGATCCTGCCGATCGAACCACCACCTCGACTGCTGGCGGTGAGTGCGGGGGGACGCATCGCCCAAGTGCGCTGGGAATTTGCCGGACAGCAACCCGGCCCGATAGACCGTTTCCTGCCCACCGGCCTCGACGGTGACCCCATCGTGTCGCTGCTGTCACTGCCCGACCAAAACATCGACGACCTGAGTCTTGGCTTGCTCAGCAGCGATGGTCGCTTCAAGCGGCTTCCCCTCAGCGACGTGGTGGACCTCTCCGGTCGTGCCACCAGCGTTCTTAAATTGAAAGAGGGCGTGGAGCTCAACTGTGCGGTGATCTGCCGCGACCAAGGAACTCTGGTGCTGGTCAGCGACATTGGTCGCCTGCTGCGCCTGCGGGTCACCGAGGATTCACTGCCGTTGATGGGTCGATTGGCACAGGGACCCATGACCATGCGATTGCTCCCCGGAGAACAGATCCTCGGAGCCATCTGCACAGAACAGACACCACTGATGCTGTTCAGCCAACAGGGATTGATTGGGCGTATCGACTGTTCAGGCCTGCGCTACAACCAGCGGGGTGATCTCGGCAGCATGGCCGTGCAGGTTGATGCGGAATCCGATCGCCTCGTGGGCATCAGCGCTGGACCAAGTCTTGTCGGTGTGCGCACCAGCAAAGACCGTCATGGACGCTTGGATCCGGAAGACATCAACATCTCCAAACCCGGAGACAAACTGATCGAGCAGACGTCTCTTCAGAACGGAGAAAGCATCGTTGAAGTGATCAACGCCATTCAACCGAACCCCTGA
- the purL gene encoding phosphoribosylformylglycinamidine synthase subunit PurL, which produces MVSSPAYDIAAALKQEGLKPSDWDEICRRLGREPNRAELGMFGVMWSEHCCYRNSRPLLSGFPTEGPRILVGPGENAGVVDLGGGHRLAFKIESHNHPSAVEPFQGAATGVGGILRDIFTMGARPIALLNALRFGPLEDPANVGLIEGVVAGIAHYGNCVGVPTVGGEVAFDPSYSGNPLVNAMALGLMETEEIVKSGAIGVGNPVVYVGSTTGRDGMGGASFASAELSADSLDDRPAVQVGDPFLEKGLIEACLEAFASGDVVAAQDMGAAGLTCSCSEMAAKGGLGVELDLDRVPARETGMTAYEFLLSESQERMLFVVKAGREDALMQRFRRWGLQAAVVGKVLQEPIVRVLHHGAVAAEVPATALADDTPIEKHALLQEPPADLQALWRWTEQELPELTDAAAALLQLLDDPTIASKHWVHRQYDQQVLANTVVSSGAADAAVVRLRPQQGDGSMAASNRGVAATVDCPNRWVALDPERGAQAAVAEAARNLSCVGAEPLAVTDNLNFPSPETPKGFWQLAMACRGISEACRALNTPVTGGNVSLYNETKQDDGTMQPIHPTPVIGMVGGVDDISRVTGLAWQQPGDAIFLIGVPPEDGADPSLGLAGSAYQQQTLGSLAGRPPKPDLAVEAAVGRLVREAIVQGLLASAHDCSDGGLAVALAESCIASDLGIDVTLSTGLARLERVLFAEGGSRVIVSVNAASLPAWEQLIGSNPALSVTQLGRVTAEARLVIRSESVVQLDLEVQRCAAVFRDALPRRIHSE; this is translated from the coding sequence GTGGTTTCCTCCCCTGCGTACGACATAGCTGCAGCCCTGAAGCAGGAAGGGCTCAAGCCCAGTGACTGGGATGAGATCTGCCGTCGACTCGGTCGCGAGCCGAACCGAGCTGAGCTGGGCATGTTCGGTGTGATGTGGTCCGAACACTGCTGTTATCGCAATTCCCGGCCCTTGCTGAGTGGCTTCCCCACAGAGGGACCACGCATCCTGGTGGGACCGGGCGAAAACGCTGGCGTGGTGGATCTCGGAGGGGGCCACCGGTTGGCCTTCAAAATCGAAAGCCACAACCACCCCTCCGCTGTCGAACCCTTTCAGGGGGCAGCAACAGGGGTGGGCGGGATCCTGCGTGACATCTTCACGATGGGGGCCCGTCCGATCGCGCTGCTGAACGCTCTGCGCTTCGGTCCTCTTGAGGATCCCGCCAATGTCGGTCTGATCGAAGGCGTTGTGGCTGGCATCGCCCATTACGGCAACTGCGTTGGGGTGCCGACGGTGGGTGGCGAGGTTGCCTTTGACCCCTCCTATTCCGGCAATCCGCTGGTGAATGCCATGGCTCTCGGGTTGATGGAGACCGAGGAGATCGTCAAATCCGGTGCGATCGGCGTCGGCAATCCCGTGGTGTATGTCGGCAGCACCACCGGCCGGGATGGCATGGGGGGAGCCAGCTTTGCCAGTGCTGAACTCAGTGCTGATTCCCTGGATGATCGCCCCGCCGTTCAGGTGGGGGATCCGTTTCTAGAGAAAGGGCTGATTGAAGCCTGTCTTGAGGCCTTCGCTAGTGGTGATGTGGTGGCTGCTCAGGACATGGGCGCAGCCGGTCTGACCTGCAGCTGTTCGGAGATGGCCGCGAAAGGGGGCCTGGGGGTGGAACTGGATCTGGATCGTGTTCCGGCCCGTGAAACCGGGATGACGGCTTACGAGTTCCTGCTGTCGGAATCCCAGGAACGGATGTTGTTCGTGGTGAAGGCCGGCCGGGAGGACGCCTTGATGCAGCGGTTCCGTCGTTGGGGCTTGCAGGCAGCGGTTGTGGGCAAGGTGCTCCAGGAACCGATTGTGCGGGTGTTGCATCACGGTGCCGTCGCCGCTGAGGTGCCGGCCACAGCTCTTGCCGATGACACCCCAATCGAAAAACATGCCCTGTTGCAGGAGCCCCCGGCAGACCTTCAGGCGCTCTGGCGCTGGACCGAGCAGGAGCTCCCGGAGCTGACAGATGCCGCGGCAGCCCTCCTGCAGCTTCTGGACGATCCCACCATCGCCAGCAAGCACTGGGTTCACCGTCAGTACGACCAGCAGGTGCTGGCCAACACGGTGGTCTCATCCGGTGCCGCTGATGCCGCTGTGGTGCGTCTGAGACCACAGCAGGGCGATGGATCCATGGCTGCATCCAATCGTGGTGTTGCCGCCACGGTGGACTGCCCCAACCGTTGGGTTGCCCTGGATCCCGAACGCGGCGCCCAGGCCGCTGTCGCGGAAGCGGCACGCAACCTGAGTTGTGTTGGGGCGGAGCCCCTGGCGGTGACCGACAACCTCAATTTCCCCTCACCGGAAACACCCAAGGGGTTCTGGCAGCTGGCCATGGCCTGCCGCGGGATCTCCGAAGCCTGCCGCGCCCTCAACACCCCCGTCACTGGGGGCAATGTCTCGCTCTACAACGAGACCAAACAGGACGACGGCACGATGCAACCGATCCATCCCACGCCGGTGATCGGCATGGTTGGTGGGGTGGATGACATCAGCCGTGTGACTGGCTTGGCCTGGCAACAGCCCGGCGATGCCATCTTCCTCATCGGTGTTCCGCCGGAGGACGGCGCGGATCCCAGCCTTGGTTTGGCGGGCAGTGCCTATCAGCAGCAGACCCTTGGATCACTGGCCGGACGACCGCCCAAGCCCGATCTTGCCGTTGAAGCAGCGGTGGGGCGTCTGGTGCGTGAGGCCATTGTTCAGGGGCTGTTGGCCTCCGCCCACGACTGCAGTGATGGCGGCCTGGCGGTGGCATTGGCTGAATCTTGCATCGCCTCTGATCTGGGCATCGACGTGACGCTGTCCACAGGCTTAGCTCGCCTGGAGCGCGTTCTGTTCGCCGAAGGCGGAAGCCGGGTGATTGTGTCGGTGAACGCAGCCAGTCTCCCTGCATGGGAGCAGTTGATTGGATCCAATCCAGCGCTCTCTGTCACCCAGCTTGGACGCGTCACCGCGGAGGCTCGATTGGTGATCCGATCTGAATCGGTTGTTCAGCTTGATCTCGAGGTGCAACGCTGTGCCGCTGTATTCCGTGATGCGTTGCCCCGACGGATCCATTCGGAGTGA
- the purF gene encoding amidophosphoribosyltransferase — protein sequence MCGIIGMFCVDSVNQQIYDNLLLLQHRGQDSAGIVTMDNHTFHVHKQRGRVREAFRTRDMRKLLGNAGIGHVRYATRGAAASEEEVQPFYVNAPYGITFVHNGNLTNTHQLEQDLFKIDRRHTNSTSDTEMLVNVLATEIQAQLTGRDLTPDQLFDAVASLHHRVQGSYGAIALIAGHGMLAFRDPYGIRPLILGRRLSEQGREEWIVASESLVIENSGYDIVRDVDPGEAVFIDVDLNLHQRQCAESPRLIPCAFEYVYLARPDSVMNGISVYESRLRMGDRLAQTIAETLPAGDIDVVMPIPDSARPSAMQVAKQLGLEYREGFYKNRYVGRTFIMPGQAERKKSVRQKLNALGTEFAGKNVLIVDDSIVRGTTSREIVQMARSAGANKVTFTSAAPPVRYPNVYGINMPTRAELLAHGRTSDEISDVLGADYVVYQTVENLLESIVENTEIKDLEMSCFDGHYVTGGIDEDYFQWLEQNCSS from the coding sequence ATGTGCGGCATTATCGGAATGTTCTGTGTTGACTCAGTCAACCAACAGATCTACGACAATCTGCTTCTGCTTCAGCACCGTGGTCAGGATTCGGCAGGGATTGTCACGATGGACAATCACACCTTCCATGTACACAAGCAAAGGGGGCGAGTGCGTGAAGCCTTTCGCACCCGAGACATGCGAAAGCTGTTGGGCAATGCCGGGATCGGTCACGTTCGCTATGCCACCCGTGGTGCTGCTGCGTCGGAAGAGGAAGTTCAGCCCTTCTATGTGAATGCCCCCTATGGCATCACTTTTGTTCACAACGGCAATCTCACCAACACCCATCAGCTTGAGCAGGACCTCTTCAAGATTGATCGTCGTCACACCAATTCGACCAGTGATACGGAGATGCTGGTCAATGTGTTGGCCACGGAGATTCAAGCTCAACTCACAGGACGCGATCTGACGCCGGATCAGTTGTTTGATGCGGTGGCGTCACTGCATCACCGCGTTCAGGGCTCCTATGGAGCGATCGCTTTGATTGCCGGCCACGGAATGCTGGCCTTCCGGGATCCCTATGGAATTCGCCCCCTGATTCTCGGCAGGCGGCTGTCTGAACAGGGGCGTGAGGAGTGGATTGTCGCCAGTGAATCGTTGGTGATTGAAAACAGCGGCTACGACATCGTTCGCGATGTTGATCCTGGCGAGGCGGTGTTCATTGACGTCGATTTGAACCTGCACCAGCGTCAGTGTGCCGAGTCTCCTCGGCTGATTCCATGTGCATTTGAGTACGTGTATCTGGCGCGACCGGATTCCGTCATGAACGGCATTTCGGTGTATGAGTCGCGGCTGCGGATGGGTGATCGTTTGGCTCAAACCATTGCCGAAACGTTGCCGGCTGGCGATATCGATGTTGTGATGCCGATTCCTGATTCAGCCAGACCTTCGGCGATGCAGGTGGCCAAGCAATTGGGTCTTGAGTATCGAGAAGGGTTTTACAAGAACCGCTATGTCGGCCGTACTTTCATCATGCCGGGTCAAGCTGAAAGGAAGAAATCAGTGCGTCAGAAACTCAACGCTCTCGGCACTGAATTTGCCGGTAAGAATGTCTTGATTGTCGACGATTCGATTGTTCGTGGTACGACGTCTCGCGAGATTGTTCAGATGGCACGCAGCGCCGGTGCCAACAAAGTGACGTTCACGTCGGCTGCTCCACCGGTTCGCTATCCCAATGTTTATGGGATCAACATGCCGACTCGGGCGGAACTCCTTGCCCACGGCCGAACCAGTGATGAGATTTCAGATGTTCTCGGGGCTGACTATGTCGTCTACCAGACCGTTGAGAACCTGTTGGAAAGCATTGTCGAGAACACTGAGATCAAGGACCTTGAGATGTCTTGTTTCGATGGCCACTATGTGACCGGTGGAATTGACGAGGATTATTTCCAATGGCTTGAGCAGAACTGCAGCTCCTGA